A part of Lacinutrix sp. 5H-3-7-4 genomic DNA contains:
- a CDS encoding chorismate-binding protein: protein MLDKDFFEIAQNHFNEALPFVLYKKPNAAIVKGLFQEDDAIYKSIDLIESGFVFSPFDSEKETILIPESKSQTLETNFKTKEEDVSNKDLENTIDHEAKNNHENLVFKSLQSIESGILKKVVVSRKKIIPLKEKNAITLFSRLLNTYPKAFVYCWYHPKIGLWLGATPETLLTVTGNRFTTMALAGTQKFKGDKNPKWEAKEIEEQQLVTNFIVENLKTSVTNFSVANVETIKAGNLLHLRTKISGILNSNLKTILSALHPTPAVCGLPKEPAKQFILQHENYNREFYTGFLGELNTTEKKSRNNNRRNVENNAYTSIKKVSNLFVNLRCMQLTDVNATIYVGGGITKDSIPEKEWEETVNKTQTMKKVLF from the coding sequence ATGTTAGACAAAGATTTTTTTGAAATTGCCCAAAATCATTTTAATGAAGCCTTACCATTTGTATTATACAAAAAGCCTAATGCAGCAATAGTAAAAGGGCTTTTTCAAGAAGATGATGCTATTTATAAGTCTATAGATCTAATAGAAAGTGGTTTTGTGTTTTCTCCTTTTGATAGTGAAAAGGAAACTATTTTAATTCCTGAAAGCAAGTCTCAAACCTTAGAAACAAATTTTAAAACAAAGGAAGAAGACGTTAGTAATAAAGACTTAGAGAATACTATAGATCATGAAGCAAAAAACAATCATGAAAATTTAGTTTTTAAAAGTCTGCAAAGTATAGAATCTGGTATTTTAAAAAAAGTTGTAGTTTCAAGAAAAAAAATAATTCCACTTAAAGAAAAAAATGCAATTACATTATTTTCAAGATTATTAAACACATATCCAAAAGCTTTTGTTTACTGTTGGTATCATCCTAAAATAGGGTTGTGGCTTGGTGCAACACCAGAAACATTGTTAACAGTAACAGGAAATAGATTTACAACAATGGCTTTAGCAGGAACACAAAAATTTAAAGGCGATAAAAACCCAAAATGGGAAGCTAAAGAAATTGAAGAACAGCAATTAGTAACAAATTTTATAGTAGAAAATTTAAAAACTTCTGTAACTAATTTTAGCGTAGCTAATGTAGAAACAATTAAGGCAGGAAATTTATTACATTTAAGAACTAAAATTTCCGGTATTTTAAATTCAAACTTAAAAACAATATTAAGCGCATTACATCCTACTCCTGCAGTTTGTGGTTTACCAAAAGAACCAGCAAAGCAATTTATTTTGCAGCATGAAAACTACAATCGAGAATTTTATACTGGTTTTTTAGGAGAATTAAATACAACCGAAAAAAAATCAAGAAATAACAATAGGCGTAACGTAGAAAATAATGCTTATACCTCTATAAAAAAAGTTTCTAACTTGTTTGTAAACTTACGTTGTATGCAACTTACAGATGTAAATGCTACTATTTATGTTGGTGGCGGAATTACCAAAGACTCTATTCCAGAAAAAGAATGGGAAGAAACAGTTAACAAAACTCAAACCATGAAAAAGGTGCTGTTTTAA